A genomic region of Catalinimonas niigatensis contains the following coding sequences:
- a CDS encoding trans-sulfuration enzyme family protein — translation MKDQSRKATLCVHAGKEKSLNIEGVNTPIFTSSAIDFLDQEDVLYPRNFNTINQKVVAAKIAALETGEAGLVFGSGMAAISNSILALVKSGEHVLFQKDLYGGTYQMAMQMLPQFGISCSFAEANAEAMKSAIRPETKLIYIETPSNPLLRVTDMKVIADLAKNYGILTMIDNTFASPINQNPIKFGIDIVAHSGSKYMGGHSDLLFGAVATSHVLRKRISESGKILGSNVNATTCALIERSLKTLALRVLQQNKNAQALAEFLQQHPRVQQVYYPGLPDSPDHEIARRQMSGFGGMLSFEPALRSGADAESLIRRLKVIAPAVSLGGVETIVNMPARTSHSLLPQEERQKVGVKDILLRLSVGIEDVQDLREDLDQALQFAGVYATS, via the coding sequence ATGAAGGATCAAAGTAGAAAAGCGACCCTATGTGTGCATGCCGGAAAAGAAAAAAGTCTGAATATTGAGGGTGTCAATACGCCTATTTTTACTTCTTCAGCCATCGACTTTCTGGATCAGGAAGATGTGCTGTATCCTCGTAATTTTAATACCATCAACCAGAAAGTAGTGGCTGCCAAAATCGCTGCGCTGGAAACCGGTGAAGCAGGTTTAGTGTTTGGCTCCGGCATGGCTGCCATCAGCAACAGCATTTTGGCATTGGTGAAAAGTGGTGAGCATGTACTTTTCCAAAAAGATTTGTACGGAGGCACCTATCAGATGGCGATGCAGATGTTGCCCCAATTCGGCATCAGTTGCAGCTTTGCTGAGGCAAATGCAGAGGCCATGAAATCTGCTATCCGCCCGGAGACAAAACTCATTTATATTGAGACACCCTCCAATCCCCTGCTCCGGGTTACGGACATGAAAGTCATTGCTGATCTTGCCAAAAATTACGGTATTCTGACCATGATTGACAATACCTTTGCCTCCCCCATCAATCAAAACCCCATCAAGTTTGGCATAGACATTGTTGCCCACAGTGGCAGCAAATATATGGGCGGACACAGCGATCTTTTGTTTGGTGCAGTAGCTACATCTCATGTTTTGAGAAAACGCATCAGTGAAAGTGGAAAAATACTGGGCAGCAATGTCAATGCGACTACCTGTGCGCTGATTGAACGCAGTCTTAAAACGCTGGCTTTACGCGTATTGCAACAAAATAAAAATGCCCAAGCGCTGGCAGAATTTTTACAACAGCACCCTCGGGTACAGCAGGTGTATTATCCCGGTTTGCCAGATAGCCCTGATCATGAAATTGCCAGGAGGCAGATGAGCGGTTTTGGAGGTATGCTTTCTTTTGAACCTGCCCTTAGAAGCGGTGCAGATGCGGAATCTTTGATTCGCAGGTTAAAAGTAATAGCTCCGGCGGTAAGCCTGGGGGGAGTTGAAACCATCGTCAATATGCCTGCTCGGACTTCGCATTCCTTACTCCCTCAGGAAGAGAGACAAAAAGTAGGCGTAAAAGATATATTATTACGGCTTTCAGTAGGCATAGAAGATGTACAGGATCTTAGAGAGGATCTGGATCAGGCTTTACAGTTTGCCGGAGTATATGCAACTTCTTAA